AATGCCACGAAGGTGCCTCCGCCTCCTTTGCCCTGTACAAGGTGCACGAGCCCAATCCGGCCATGATCAGCACCGCGGATGTTCTCCCGCTGCTGTTTTACGCCTTCTGGATCATGATCGCCGTGGCCGTGGGCACCTTTGCCCTGTTCCTGCCGCATACCCTCTTGTGGGGCGTGCGGGAACTGTTCATCAAGAAAGCGAGGTCCGACGATGAGCAGCACTAACGCCAAAGTCCGGATCAAGCGGTTCACCGCGACGCAACGATTGTTTCACTTGGTGCTTATGGTCACCTTCCTGATCCAGTCCGCCACCGGGCTGGCCAGGATGTACCACGAGACGGCCTGGGGGCAGGGTCTCGGAAATATTTTCGGCGGATTCGAGGCCTCCCTGACCGTCCATGTCTACGTGGGCATTTTCATGATCTGCGCGTTCGTGGTTCATGTCCTTTATGCACTGCTCAACATGTTCATCAACCGAACCGGTCTGTTCGGGCCGGATTCCCTGCTGCCCCGAATGGCCGACCTGAGACAGGCCGCTCGGCACGTGGGTTGGATTCTCGGCCTGGCCAAGCATCCGCCGCTGGATCGCTGGGGATACTGGGAAAAATTCGACTATTGGGCCGTTTTTTGGGGCATGGTCATCCTGGGCGGGACCGGCCTGCTCCTGGCCTATCCCCTGGCGTCCAGCAACTACATGCCCGGCTGGGGGCTGAACGTGGCCTTCTGGGTGCACCGCATCGAGGCCATCCTGGCCATGGTCCACATCTTCGTCATCCACTTCTTCATCGCCCATTTGCGGCGCAGCAACTTCCCCATGGACCGGACCATCTTCCAGGGCAGCGCGGACCTGCGCGTCGCCGAACACGAACGTCCGGCCTGGCTGGCCCGGCTGAAGGAATCCGGTCAACTGGACCAGATGATCGTCGGCGAAGTTCCGGTTTTCAAGCGGGCCGTCTTCCTGGTCATCGGCTTCGCCGCCGTGGCCGCCGGCGTGTACATGCTCATCGGCGGGCTGGTTCACGCGCCACTCATTACGTGGTGATCAGTTGATGATGAAAGGCGCAACCGCTGAAGATCACGCCAAAAACGCCTCGTCGCCCGAGGAGCGGCGGGGCGTTTTCACGGCGTAGCAGTCCGTTCAAAACTCCCAATTGCTGCGTCCCCGCAAAATGTTCAAACTCTCACGTATGAATAAATACGCTTCGACCTTGCTCTTTTTTTGCTCCTTGCACTTGGGGTTTTGAACGGACTGCCCGGATAAGGACTTTTTTAACATTCAGGTAGGCATCGGTTCGTCCAGTGCGGGATCGCGGTGCTTCGAAGAGGCGTGGAATGGGCGGACGATTGTGAGTCGAGCGGTTTCTCCGCTTGCGATGTGAAAAGAAATTTATTATATCGCATTTCGATATCGAAATCTGTTTAACGTTCCTCGGTGCAAGGAGAAAAGCGGATGGACATCCTCATCGTCTGCGTGGCGGCCCTGATCGCCTCGGCATTGACCCTGTTTTCCGGCTTCGGCATGGGCACCCTGCTCATGCCGGTCTTCGCCATTTTCTTTCCGGTGCCCTTGGCCGTGGCCCAGACCGCGGTGGTGCATCTGCTGAACAACATCTTCAAGGCCTCGCTGTTTGGCCGCAACGCGGACACGGGCGTGCTGCTGCGCTTCGGCCTGCCTGCCCTGGCGGCCAGCTTTCTCGGAGCCTGGCTGCTGCTCTCCCTGGCCCAGGCCTCCCCGCTGACGACATATACCCTGGCGGGCCGGGAGTTCGAGATCCAGCCCGTGAAGCTGACCATCGCCATGCTCATGGCCATGTTCGCGGCCCTGGAACTGTGGCCCTGGTTCCAGAACCTGGCCTTTGACCGCCGGTACCTGCCCCTGGGCGGCATTCTCAGCGGCTTTTTCGGCGGGCTGTCCGGCCACCAGGGGGCCATGCGCAGCGCCTTCCTGATCAAAAGCGGGCTGACCAAGGAAGCCTTCATCGGCACCGGCGTGATGCT
Above is a genomic segment from Desulfonatronum sp. SC1 containing:
- a CDS encoding sulfite exporter TauE/SafE family protein: MDILIVCVAALIASALTLFSGFGMGTLLMPVFAIFFPVPLAVAQTAVVHLLNNIFKASLFGRNADTGVLLRFGLPALAASFLGAWLLLSLAQASPLTTYTLAGREFEIQPVKLTIAMLMAMFAALELWPWFQNLAFDRRYLPLGGILSGFFGGLSGHQGAMRSAFLIKSGLTKEAFIGTGVMLAVIVDLSRMTVYAGLLKSADVLGNPTTVIAATLAAFAGTFLGTRLVKKVTIKFLQVIVSVMLFLVALGLGTGLL
- a CDS encoding formate dehydrogenase subunit gamma; amino-acid sequence: MSSTNAKVRIKRFTATQRLFHLVLMVTFLIQSATGLARMYHETAWGQGLGNIFGGFEASLTVHVYVGIFMICAFVVHVLYALLNMFINRTGLFGPDSLLPRMADLRQAARHVGWILGLAKHPPLDRWGYWEKFDYWAVFWGMVILGGTGLLLAYPLASSNYMPGWGLNVAFWVHRIEAILAMVHIFVIHFFIAHLRRSNFPMDRTIFQGSADLRVAEHERPAWLARLKESGQLDQMIVGEVPVFKRAVFLVIGFAAVAAGVYMLIGGLVHAPLITW